In a genomic window of Pseudomonas oryzihabitans:
- a CDS encoding REP-associated tyrosine transposase codes for MSSRHAALRRGRVSLPGQLYLLTATTVERQALFADFHLACTAARAFNDPRLLGDARLLAWVLMPDHVHWLVSLGECFSLEELVLRLKSASARRVNAIRNTKGAVWAPAYHDHALRAEEDVQAVARYIVANPVRAGLVKRAGDYSFWDAVWL; via the coding sequence ATGTCATCACGTCATGCGGCGCTACGCAGGGGCCGGGTTTCTCTGCCTGGCCAGCTGTATCTCCTTACCGCCACGACCGTGGAACGTCAGGCACTGTTCGCCGATTTCCATTTGGCGTGCACGGCGGCTCGTGCCTTCAACGACCCTCGTTTGCTTGGTGACGCCAGGCTGCTTGCCTGGGTGTTGATGCCGGATCACGTTCACTGGCTGGTTTCGCTGGGTGAGTGTTTCAGCCTGGAAGAGTTGGTCCTGCGCCTGAAGTCGGCAAGCGCGCGTCGGGTCAATGCGATCCGCAATACCAAAGGGGCTGTGTGGGCGCCGGCCTATCATGACCATGCGCTACGAGCCGAAGAGGATGTGCAGGCGGTGGCCCGCTACATCGTCGCCAATCCGGTGCGGGCGGGGCTGGTGAAGCGGGCGGGTGATTATTCGTTTTGGGATGCGGTGTGGCTGTAG
- the aroQ gene encoding type II 3-dehydroquinate dehydratase, whose protein sequence is MPSRRILVLNGPNLNLLGTREPATYGHETLADVARLCEQTAREEGYEVDFRQTNHEGELLDWIHQARGAYAGVVINPAAWTHTSVALRDALVASELPVYEVHLSNVHRREAFRHHSYVSGIAVGVICGLGSQGYRAAIAALIAHQGN, encoded by the coding sequence ATGCCCTCCCGTCGTATCCTGGTGCTCAATGGCCCCAACCTCAACCTGCTCGGCACCCGCGAACCCGCCACCTACGGCCACGAGACCCTGGCCGACGTCGCCCGCCTGTGCGAGCAGACCGCCCGCGAAGAGGGTTACGAGGTCGACTTCCGCCAGACCAACCACGAAGGCGAATTGCTCGACTGGATCCACCAGGCGCGCGGCGCCTACGCCGGGGTGGTGATCAACCCCGCCGCCTGGACCCACACCTCGGTGGCCCTGCGCGACGCCCTGGTGGCCAGCGAACTGCCGGTCTACGAGGTGCACCTGTCCAACGTGCATCGCCGCGAAGCCTTCCGGCATCATTCCTATGTCTCGGGCATCGCCGTCGGCGTCATCTGCGGCCTTGGCAGCCAGGGCTATCGCGCCGCCATCGCCGCGCTCATCGCACACCAGGGGAATTGA
- the urtC gene encoding urea ABC transporter permease subunit UrtC, whose amino-acid sequence MSLAVLGLVLTGLIALPLLSLLPADNPFQVSAYTLTLAGKILCYAIVALALDLVWGYAGMLSLGHALFFALGGYAMGMYLMRQAAGDGLPPFMSFLSWTSYPWFWAGTDHFLWALCLAVLAPGLLALVFGFFAFRSKIKGVYFSIMTQALTYAGMLLFFRNETGFGGNNGFTGFTTLLGFPVAAQGTRAVLFLLTVALLVASLWLGWRLAQSKFGRILTAIRDAENRVTFCGYDPRGFKLFVWVLSAVLCGLAGALYVPQVGIINPSEMAPTNSIEAAIWVALGGRGSLIGPVLGAGIVNGAKSWFTVAFPEYWLFFLGALFIVVTLYLPRGVIGLINKERDA is encoded by the coding sequence CTGAGCCTGGCCGTCCTCGGCCTGGTCCTCACCGGGCTGATCGCCCTGCCGCTGCTGTCCCTGCTGCCGGCCGACAACCCCTTCCAGGTCTCGGCCTACACCCTCACCCTGGCGGGCAAGATCCTCTGCTACGCCATCGTCGCCCTGGCCCTCGACCTGGTCTGGGGCTACGCCGGCATGCTCTCCCTGGGCCATGCCCTGTTCTTCGCCCTGGGCGGCTACGCCATGGGCATGTACCTGATGCGCCAGGCTGCCGGCGATGGTCTGCCGCCCTTCATGAGCTTCCTCTCCTGGACCAGTTACCCCTGGTTCTGGGCCGGCACCGACCACTTCCTCTGGGCCCTATGCCTGGCGGTATTGGCGCCCGGCCTGCTGGCCCTGGTGTTCGGCTTCTTCGCCTTCCGCTCGAAGATCAAGGGCGTCTACTTCTCGATCATGACCCAGGCCCTGACCTACGCCGGCATGCTGCTGTTCTTCCGCAACGAGACCGGTTTCGGCGGCAACAACGGCTTCACCGGCTTCACCACCCTGCTGGGCTTTCCGGTGGCGGCCCAGGGCACCCGCGCGGTGCTCTTCCTGCTCACCGTGGCGCTGCTGGTGGCCAGCCTCTGGCTGGGTTGGCGGCTGGCGCAGAGCAAGTTCGGCCGCATCCTCACGGCGATCCGCGACGCCGAGAACCGGGTGACCTTCTGCGGCTACGATCCGCGCGGCTTCAAGCTGTTCGTCTGGGTGCTCTCGGCGGTGCTCTGCGGCCTGGCCGGCGCCCTCTACGTGCCCCAGGTGGGCATCATCAATCCCAGCGAGATGGCCCCGACCAACTCCATCGAGGCGGCCATCTGGGTCGCCCTCGGCGGCCGCGGCAGCCTGATCGGCCCGGTGCTCGGCGCCGGTATCGTCAACGGCGCCAAGAGCTGGTTCACCGTGGCCTTCCCCGAGTACTGGCTGTTCTTCCTCGGCGCCCTGTTCATCGTCGTCACCCTCTACCTGCCACGCGGCGTGATCGGCCTCATCAACAAGGAGCGCGACGCATGA
- the urtE gene encoding urea ABC transporter ATP-binding subunit UrtE, whose product MLQVNELHQYYGGSHILRGLSFEAPIGEVTSLLGRNGVGKTTLLRCLMGLIPAKRGSVTWDGQDITSRKPHQRVQAGIAYVPQGREIFPRLTVEENLLMGLARFPAREAREVPEFIYELFPVLQQMRQRRGGDLSGGQQQQLAIGRALATRPRLLILDEPTEGIQPSVIKEIGTVIAHLAKRGDMAILLVEQFYDFASELADNYLVMSRGEIVQRGRGVDMEAEGVRGLVAI is encoded by the coding sequence ATGCTCCAGGTCAACGAACTCCATCAATACTACGGCGGTAGCCACATCCTGCGCGGCCTGTCCTTCGAGGCCCCCATCGGCGAAGTCACCAGCCTGCTCGGCCGCAACGGCGTCGGCAAGACCACCCTGCTGCGCTGCCTCATGGGCCTGATCCCGGCCAAGCGCGGCAGCGTCACCTGGGACGGCCAAGACATCACCAGCCGCAAGCCGCACCAGCGCGTGCAAGCCGGCATCGCCTATGTGCCCCAGGGCCGCGAGATCTTTCCGCGTCTCACCGTCGAGGAAAACCTGCTCATGGGCCTGGCGCGCTTTCCCGCCCGGGAAGCCCGCGAAGTGCCCGAGTTCATCTACGAACTCTTCCCAGTGCTCCAGCAGATGCGCCAGCGCCGCGGCGGCGATCTCTCCGGCGGTCAGCAACAGCAACTGGCCATCGGCCGCGCCCTGGCCACCCGCCCGCGCTTGCTGATCCTCGACGAACCCACCGAGGGCATTCAGCCCTCGGTGATCAAGGAGATCGGCACCGTCATCGCCCATCTGGCCAAACGGGGCGACATGGCCATCCTGCTGGTGGAACAGTTCTACGACTTCGCCAGCGAACTGGCCGACAACTACCTGGTGATGTCCCGCGGCGAGATCGTCCAGCGCGGCCGGGGCGTCGACATGGAGGCGGAAGGAGTACGCGGGCTGGTAGCCATTTGA
- a CDS encoding shikimate dehydrogenase: MTAPKSVLAGLIGAGIQASLTPAMHEREGDAQGLRYLYRLIDLDALGLKADALPELLQAAQRTGFTGLNITFPCKQSIIPLLDDLSPEARGIGAVNTVVLADGRAIGHNTDCLGFAEGFRRGLPDVAKRLVVQLGAGGAGSAVAHALLAEGVDQLFIFDVEAERAQILVDNLTRHFGPGRAAVGTDRAAAVAAADGLVNTSPVGMAKLPGLPLPAELLHPGLWVAEIIYFPLETELLRHARALGCRTLDGGTMAVFQAVKAFELFSGRTANADRMQAHFAELRG; this comes from the coding sequence ATGACCGCACCCAAATCCGTCCTCGCCGGCCTGATCGGCGCCGGCATCCAGGCCTCGCTGACACCCGCCATGCACGAGCGCGAAGGCGACGCCCAGGGCCTGAGATACCTCTACCGCCTGATCGACCTGGACGCTCTCGGCCTCAAGGCCGACGCCCTGCCCGAGCTGCTGCAGGCCGCCCAGCGCACCGGTTTCACCGGACTCAACATCACCTTTCCCTGCAAGCAGTCGATCATCCCGCTGCTCGACGACCTCTCCCCCGAGGCGCGCGGCATCGGCGCGGTGAACACCGTGGTGTTGGCCGACGGCCGCGCCATAGGCCACAACACTGACTGCCTGGGCTTCGCCGAAGGCTTCCGCCGCGGCCTGCCGGACGTGGCCAAGCGCCTGGTGGTCCAGCTGGGCGCCGGCGGCGCCGGTAGCGCCGTGGCCCATGCCCTGCTCGCCGAGGGCGTCGACCAGCTGTTCATCTTCGACGTCGAGGCCGAGCGTGCCCAGATCCTGGTGGACAACCTGACCCGCCACTTCGGCCCCGGCCGCGCCGCGGTCGGCACCGACCGGGCCGCGGCAGTCGCCGCCGCCGACGGCCTGGTCAACACCTCGCCAGTGGGCATGGCCAAGCTGCCCGGTCTGCCGCTGCCGGCCGAGCTGCTGCACCCCGGCCTGTGGGTCGCCGAGATCATCTACTTCCCGCTGGAAACCGAACTGCTGCGCCACGCCCGCGCCCTCGGCTGCCGCACCCTGGACGGCGGCACCATGGCCGTCTTCCAGGCGGTCAAGGCCTTCGAACTCTTCAGCGGCCGCACCGCCAACGCCGACCGGATGCAGGCCCACTTCGCCGAATTGCGCGGGTAG
- a CDS encoding D-alanine--D-alanine ligase — MVKDKLKIAVLLGGTSEERDVSIASGAQVVAALRRRGHQVVTVDTALGLLDEDAERALLEARVGLEPPERTALVRMRGQDAGAVLSRAELGDQDLLFLALHGGTGENGTLQTLLDLAELRYTGSGRIGSAVAMDKDLSKRLFRAAGVPTADWLMAPVDAAIVAETLGFPVIVKPSQQGSTVGLSKVSRAEDLQPAIDLALRYDREVMIERFVAGRELTVGVLGDQALAVGEIVLGQSGVFDYTSKYQPQGAVEVFPAEVSAEIAAEARRLALAAHQALKLNGYSRADFRLDAEGRLWCLEVNTLPGMTATSLLPQSAAAVGIDFEELCERICRLALR, encoded by the coding sequence ATGGTCAAGGACAAGCTGAAGATCGCCGTCCTGCTCGGCGGCACCAGCGAGGAACGCGATGTCTCCATCGCCAGCGGCGCCCAGGTGGTGGCGGCCTTGCGTCGGCGCGGGCACCAGGTGGTGACCGTGGACACCGCCCTGGGTTTGCTGGACGAGGACGCCGAGCGGGCGCTGCTGGAGGCCCGGGTCGGCCTCGAGCCGCCGGAGCGGACCGCCCTGGTGCGGATGCGCGGCCAGGACGCCGGCGCCGTGCTCAGCCGTGCCGAGCTGGGCGATCAGGATCTGCTGTTCCTCGCGCTGCATGGCGGTACCGGTGAGAACGGTACCCTGCAGACCCTGCTCGATCTGGCCGAGCTGCGCTATACCGGTAGTGGCCGGATAGGCAGCGCCGTGGCCATGGACAAGGACCTCAGTAAGCGGCTGTTCCGCGCCGCCGGGGTGCCCACCGCCGACTGGCTGATGGCGCCGGTGGATGCCGCCATCGTGGCCGAGACCCTGGGCTTTCCGGTGATCGTCAAGCCCAGCCAGCAGGGCTCCACCGTGGGTCTGAGCAAGGTCAGCCGCGCCGAGGATCTGCAGCCGGCCATCGACTTGGCGCTGCGTTACGACCGAGAGGTGATGATCGAGCGCTTCGTCGCCGGTCGCGAGCTGACCGTGGGGGTCCTGGGCGACCAGGCACTGGCGGTGGGCGAGATCGTCCTCGGCCAGAGCGGCGTGTTCGATTACACCAGCAAGTACCAGCCCCAGGGCGCGGTGGAGGTTTTCCCGGCCGAGGTGTCGGCCGAGATCGCTGCCGAGGCGCGCCGGCTGGCCCTGGCTGCGCACCAGGCGCTCAAGCTCAACGGCTACAGCCGCGCCGATTTCCGCCTGGATGCCGAGGGACGCCTCTGGTGCCTGGAGGTTAATACCCTGCCGGGAATGACCGCCACCAGTCTGCTACCGCAATCGGCGGCGGCGGTCGGCATTGATTTCGAAGAACTGTGCGAGCGCATTTGCCGGCTGGCTCTGCGATGA
- a CDS encoding YgiQ family radical SAM protein, whose protein sequence is MQAATPLFDYPKYWAECFGPAPFLPMSRAEMDQLGWDSCDIIIVTGDAYVDHPSFGMAIIGRLLEAQGFRVGIIAQPAWQSKDDFMQLGEPNLFFGVAAGNMDSMINRYTADKKIRSDDAYTPGNVAGKRPDRASLVYSQRCKEAYSHVPVVLGGIEASLRRIAHYDYWQDKVRRSILMDATADILLYGNAERAVVEIAQRLSRGEQVESITDVRGTAFIRRDTPEGWFEVDSTRIDRPGRVDKIINPYVNTQDTEACAIEQAKGEVEDPNEAKVVQLLESPRMTRDKTVIRLPSFEKVRNDPVLYAHANRVLHLETNPGNARALVQKHGEVDVWFNPPPIPMTTEEMDYVFGMPYARVPHPAYGKEKIPAYEMIRFSVNIMRGCFGGCTFCSITEHEGRIIQNRSHDSIIREIEEMRDKVPGFTGVVSDLGGPTANMYRIACKDPEIERHCRKPSCVFPGICENLNTDHSSLIELYRKARALPGVKKILIASGLRYDLAVESPEYVKELVTHHVGGYLKIAPEHTERGPLDKMMKPGIGSYDRFKQMFEKYTKEAGKEQYLIPYFIAAHPGTTDEDMMNLALWLKRNGFRADQVQAFYPSPMATATAMYHSGKNPLRKVTYKSDGVTIVKSDQQRRLHKAFLRYHDPKGWPMLREALKEMGRADLIGPGKHQLIPATQPVGDAGYQSARRKNSTPVGSKKAGAGAGRILTQHTGLPPRASDGSKAWDKGQEGQATGYAKGGPRKKSRRQPNMPR, encoded by the coding sequence ATGCAAGCCGCCACGCCGCTGTTCGACTATCCGAAATACTGGGCCGAGTGCTTCGGTCCGGCGCCGTTCCTGCCCATGAGTCGGGCGGAAATGGACCAACTCGGCTGGGACAGCTGCGACATCATCATCGTCACCGGGGACGCCTACGTCGATCATCCATCCTTCGGCATGGCCATCATTGGCCGCTTGCTGGAAGCCCAGGGCTTCCGGGTGGGCATCATCGCCCAGCCAGCCTGGCAGTCGAAGGACGACTTCATGCAGCTCGGCGAGCCGAATCTGTTCTTCGGCGTGGCCGCGGGCAACATGGACTCGATGATCAACCGCTACACCGCCGACAAGAAGATCCGCTCGGACGATGCCTATACCCCGGGCAATGTCGCCGGCAAGCGGCCGGATCGCGCCAGCCTGGTCTACAGCCAGCGCTGCAAGGAGGCCTATAGCCATGTGCCGGTGGTGCTCGGCGGCATCGAGGCGTCGCTGCGCCGGATCGCCCACTACGACTACTGGCAGGACAAGGTGCGGCGCTCGATCCTGATGGACGCCACCGCCGACATCCTGCTCTACGGCAACGCCGAGCGCGCCGTGGTGGAGATCGCCCAGCGGCTGTCGCGGGGCGAGCAGGTCGAGTCCATCACCGATGTGCGCGGCACCGCCTTCATCCGTCGTGATACCCCCGAGGGCTGGTTCGAGGTCGACTCGACCCGCATCGACCGTCCTGGCCGCGTCGACAAGATCATCAATCCCTACGTCAATACCCAGGACACCGAGGCCTGCGCCATTGAGCAGGCGAAAGGTGAGGTCGAAGACCCCAACGAAGCCAAGGTGGTGCAACTGCTGGAAAGCCCGCGCATGACCCGCGACAAAACGGTGATCCGCCTGCCGTCCTTCGAGAAGGTGCGCAACGACCCGGTGCTCTATGCCCACGCCAACCGCGTGCTGCACCTGGAGACCAACCCGGGCAACGCTCGCGCTCTGGTGCAGAAGCATGGCGAGGTCGACGTCTGGTTCAATCCGCCGCCCATCCCCATGACCACCGAGGAAATGGACTACGTGTTCGGCATGCCCTATGCGCGGGTGCCGCACCCGGCCTATGGCAAGGAGAAGATCCCGGCCTACGAGATGATCCGTTTCTCGGTGAACATCATGCGTGGCTGCTTCGGTGGCTGCACCTTCTGCTCGATCACCGAGCACGAAGGCCGGATCATCCAGAATCGCTCCCATGACTCGATCATCCGCGAGATCGAGGAGATGCGCGACAAGGTGCCGGGCTTTACCGGCGTGGTTTCGGACCTGGGCGGGCCGACCGCCAACATGTACCGCATCGCCTGCAAGGACCCGGAGATCGAGCGCCACTGCCGCAAGCCGTCGTGCGTGTTCCCCGGTATCTGCGAGAACCTCAACACCGATCACTCGTCGCTGATCGAGCTGTACCGCAAGGCGCGGGCGCTGCCGGGGGTGAAGAAGATCCTGATCGCCTCGGGGCTGAGATACGACCTGGCCGTGGAGTCGCCCGAATACGTCAAGGAACTGGTCACCCACCATGTCGGCGGCTACCTGAAGATCGCGCCCGAGCACACCGAGCGCGGTCCGCTGGACAAGATGATGAAGCCGGGCATCGGCAGCTATGACCGCTTCAAGCAGATGTTCGAGAAGTACACCAAGGAGGCGGGCAAGGAGCAGTACCTGATCCCCTACTTCATCGCCGCGCACCCGGGCACCACGGACGAGGACATGATGAACCTTGCCCTCTGGCTCAAGCGCAACGGCTTCCGCGCGGACCAGGTGCAGGCCTTCTATCCCTCGCCGATGGCCACCGCCACGGCCATGTACCACTCGGGCAAGAATCCGCTGCGCAAGGTCACCTACAAGAGCGATGGCGTGACCATCGTTAAGAGCGACCAGCAGCGCCGCCTGCACAAGGCCTTCCTGCGCTACCACGATCCCAAGGGCTGGCCGATGCTGCGCGAGGCGCTCAAGGAGATGGGCCGCGCCGACCTGATCGGGCCGGGCAAGCACCAGCTGATCCCGGCCACCCAGCCGGTGGGCGACGCCGGCTACCAGAGCGCGCGGCGCAAGAATTCCACCCCGGTGGGCAGCAAGAAGGCCGGCGCTGGGGCTGGGCGCATCCTCACCCAGCACACCGGCCTGCCGCCCCGCGCCAGCGACGGCAGCAAGGCCTGGGACAAGGGCCAGGAAGGCCAGGCCACCGGCTACGCCAAGGGTGGCCCGCGCAAGAAGTCGCGGCGCCAGCCGAATATGCCGCGGTAA
- a CDS encoding glucosyltransferase domain-containing protein: protein MNRTLTPLQTRLFFLLAILLFVLPFILADFPYVDDNWRIQLQNGLEWRQQGRVLTEMFYRLLTFSGTTLNIFPLPLLIASVAAAWALTDLARHYFGAPRPTQCLAILPLWFSPFWLGNLTYQYDGPAMALSLVAVIYAVLFRSRHTLVTLLAPAILLAAAIAFYQVALNVFIALCGLELIRGVQRRVSPERLLRLVLRQVVQLLLGTLFYYLTAYQLVTTDRHAGLGADLLPILWQRLGEVLHCVELLLTPGNTWLWIIFGALAALGYGLGALTYARAYGRRAQPVLLLYGATLPVLALCVAGITLLFRDFILEARTLTGMAVVLMLGLLLAHDLLERLVPRLEWLVILPLLWMLSLAYAYGQVLSAQKTFERELVQELRHDLSSDPRLRQFKRILWTGGPLEATWLPLAHRTLEQLPVLPFILGLSPGNFMIAERLQDLGVIDDADSDSCTQRVAVPGAGVRLVDNLYYDIWAVGEDGCIIMKPRPPWIPFE from the coding sequence TTGAATCGGACGTTGACCCCGCTACAGACCCGCCTGTTCTTTCTGCTTGCCATCCTGCTGTTCGTCTTGCCGTTCATCCTCGCCGATTTTCCCTATGTCGACGACAACTGGCGCATCCAGTTGCAGAACGGTCTGGAATGGCGTCAGCAGGGGCGCGTGCTCACCGAGATGTTCTATCGGCTGCTGACCTTCAGCGGTACGACCCTCAACATCTTTCCCTTGCCGCTGTTGATCGCCAGTGTCGCCGCGGCCTGGGCCTTGACCGACCTGGCGCGGCACTACTTCGGCGCACCGCGCCCGACCCAGTGCCTGGCCATCCTGCCGCTATGGTTCTCGCCGTTCTGGCTGGGCAATCTGACCTATCAGTACGACGGCCCGGCCATGGCGTTGAGCCTGGTTGCGGTGATCTATGCGGTGCTGTTCCGCAGTCGCCATACCCTGGTGACGCTGCTGGCTCCGGCGATCCTGTTGGCGGCGGCCATCGCCTTCTACCAGGTGGCGCTCAACGTCTTCATTGCGCTCTGTGGCCTGGAGCTGATCCGCGGGGTGCAGCGGCGCGTGTCGCCGGAGCGGCTCTTGCGCCTGGTGCTGCGCCAGGTCGTGCAGCTGCTGCTGGGCACGCTGTTCTACTATCTGACCGCCTACCAATTGGTGACCACCGATCGTCATGCCGGGCTGGGCGCCGACCTGCTGCCGATCCTCTGGCAGCGCCTGGGCGAGGTCCTGCACTGCGTCGAGCTGCTGCTGACGCCCGGCAATACCTGGCTGTGGATCATCTTTGGCGCTCTGGCCGCCCTGGGCTACGGGCTGGGTGCGCTGACCTATGCGCGCGCCTATGGTCGTCGCGCGCAGCCAGTGCTGCTGCTGTACGGCGCGACCCTGCCGGTGCTGGCGCTCTGCGTGGCCGGCATCACCCTGCTGTTCCGCGATTTCATCCTCGAGGCGCGGACCCTGACGGGAATGGCCGTGGTGCTGATGTTGGGCCTGCTGCTCGCCCACGACCTGCTGGAACGGCTGGTGCCGCGTCTGGAGTGGCTGGTGATCCTGCCGCTGCTGTGGATGCTGTCGCTGGCCTATGCCTATGGCCAGGTGCTGTCCGCGCAAAAGACCTTCGAGCGCGAACTCGTGCAGGAGCTGCGCCACGATCTCAGCAGCGATCCCCGCTTGCGCCAGTTCAAGCGCATTCTCTGGACCGGCGGACCGCTGGAGGCGACCTGGCTGCCCCTGGCGCACCGGACGCTCGAACAATTGCCGGTGCTGCCCTTCATCCTCGGCCTGTCGCCGGGCAACTTCATGATCGCCGAGCGCCTGCAGGATCTGGGGGTGATCGACGATGCCGACAGCGACAGCTGCACCCAGCGCGTGGCCGTCCCCGGTGCCGGGGTACGGCTGGTGGACAATCTTTACTATGACATCTGGGCGGTGGGCGAGGACGGCTGCATCATCATGAAGCCGCGGCCGCCGTGGATACCCTTCGAGTAG
- the urtD gene encoding urea ABC transporter ATP-binding protein UrtD yields the protein MKAAPVPPLAAEVLDPGVGGEASGLGHRAGKGLDTRHGTILSLEGIEVSFDGFKALRDLNLYIGVGELRCIIGPNGAGKTTMMDVITGKTRPDRGSAWFGETLDLTRLQPVQIAQAGIGRKFQKPTVFEALSVWENLELAQKTDKSVWSSLRARLSGMQRDRLEEVLTTIRLQESRGRTAGMLSHGQKQFLEIGMLLVQEPQLLLLDEPVAGMTDAETEFTAELFKSLVPKHSLMVVEHDMGFVGSIADHVTVLHQGHVLAEGSLDQVQANEQVIEVYLGR from the coding sequence ATGAAAGCCGCCCCCGTTCCCCCGCTGGCCGCCGAGGTGCTCGATCCCGGCGTCGGTGGCGAAGCCAGTGGCCTCGGCCATCGCGCCGGCAAGGGCCTGGATACCCGCCACGGCACCATCCTCAGCCTGGAAGGCATCGAGGTCAGCTTCGACGGCTTCAAGGCCCTGCGCGACCTCAATCTCTACATCGGCGTCGGCGAACTGCGCTGCATCATCGGCCCCAATGGCGCCGGCAAGACGACGATGATGGACGTCATCACCGGCAAGACCCGTCCCGACCGCGGCAGCGCCTGGTTCGGCGAGACGCTGGATCTCACCCGCCTGCAACCGGTGCAGATCGCCCAGGCCGGCATCGGCCGCAAGTTCCAGAAACCCACGGTGTTCGAGGCCCTGAGCGTCTGGGAAAACCTGGAGCTGGCGCAGAAGACCGACAAGTCGGTCTGGTCCAGCCTCCGCGCCCGGCTCTCCGGCATGCAGCGCGATCGCCTGGAAGAGGTGCTCACCACCATCCGCCTGCAGGAATCGCGTGGCCGCACCGCCGGCATGCTCTCCCACGGCCAGAAGCAATTCCTCGAGATCGGCATGCTGCTGGTGCAGGAGCCCCAGTTGCTGCTGCTCGACGAACCCGTGGCCGGCATGACCGACGCCGAGACCGAATTCACCGCCGAGCTGTTCAAGTCGCTGGTACCCAAGCACTCGCTCATGGTGGTGGAGCACGACATGGGCTTCGTCGGCAGCATCGCCGACCACGTCACCGTGCTGCACCAGGGCCACGTCCTGGCCGAAGGCTCGCTGGACCAGGTCCAGGCCAACGAACAGGTGATCGAGGTGTATCTAGGGCGCTAG
- a CDS encoding amino acid permease: protein MSQPQPAAGQLQRGLKNRHIQLIALGGAIGTGLFLGSAGVLKSAGPAMILGYAIAGFIAFLIMRQLGEMIVEEPVAGSFSHFASRYWGRFPGFLSGWNYWVLYVLVGMSELTAVGKYVQYWWPEVPTWASALVFFVLVNAINLFNVKAFGETEFWFALIKVVAILGMMAFGLWLLISGAGGPEASVSNLWSHGGFLPNGWSGLFAVLAIIMFSFGGLELVGITAAEADQPRTVIPKAINQVVWRILIFYVGALTILLSLHPWDELVRSIGAGGDDYAGSPFVQTFALLGSDTAANLLNFVVLTAALSVYNSGVYCTSRMLYGLAEQGDAPRALLRTNRSGVPLLGIAVSSAVTLLCVLVNYLLPQNALELLMSLVVASLVIAWALISLTHLKFRAAQRQAGRTSHFPAFWSPFANWLCLAFVGMILVLMLRIPGIAVSVYAIPVWLAFLFLCFKLRRG from the coding sequence ATGTCCCAGCCCCAACCCGCCGCCGGCCAGTTGCAGCGCGGCCTGAAGAATCGTCACATCCAGTTGATCGCCCTCGGCGGGGCCATCGGCACCGGTCTGTTCCTCGGCTCGGCCGGGGTGCTCAAGTCGGCCGGCCCGGCGATGATCCTTGGCTACGCCATCGCCGGCTTCATCGCCTTCCTGATCATGCGCCAGCTCGGCGAGATGATCGTCGAGGAGCCGGTGGCCGGTTCCTTCAGTCACTTCGCCAGTCGCTACTGGGGGCGCTTCCCGGGCTTTCTCTCCGGCTGGAACTACTGGGTGCTCTATGTACTGGTGGGCATGTCGGAACTCACCGCGGTGGGCAAGTACGTGCAGTACTGGTGGCCCGAAGTACCGACCTGGGCCAGCGCCCTGGTGTTCTTCGTACTGGTCAACGCCATCAACCTGTTCAACGTGAAGGCCTTCGGCGAGACCGAATTCTGGTTCGCCCTGATCAAGGTGGTGGCCATCCTCGGCATGATGGCCTTCGGCCTCTGGCTGCTGATCAGCGGCGCCGGTGGCCCCGAGGCCTCAGTGAGCAACCTCTGGAGCCATGGCGGCTTCCTGCCCAACGGCTGGAGCGGCCTGTTCGCCGTGCTGGCGATCATCATGTTCTCCTTTGGCGGGCTGGAGCTGGTGGGCATCACCGCCGCCGAAGCCGACCAGCCGCGCACCGTCATCCCCAAGGCCATCAACCAGGTGGTCTGGCGCATCCTGATCTTCTATGTCGGCGCCCTGACCATCCTGCTCTCGCTGCACCCCTGGGACGAACTGGTGCGCAGCATCGGCGCCGGCGGTGACGACTACGCCGGCAGTCCCTTCGTGCAGACCTTCGCCCTGCTCGGTAGCGACACCGCCGCCAACCTGCTCAACTTCGTGGTCCTGACCGCGGCGCTGTCGGTCTACAACAGCGGCGTCTACTGCACCAGCCGCATGCTCTACGGCCTGGCCGAGCAGGGCGACGCCCCGCGCGCCCTGCTGCGCACGAACCGCAGCGGGGTGCCGCTGCTGGGTATCGCCGTGTCCTCGGCTGTGACCCTGCTCTGCGTGCTGGTCAACTACCTGCTGCCGCAGAATGCGCTGGAGCTGTTGATGTCGCTGGTGGTGGCCTCGCTGGTGATCGCCTGGGCGCTGATCAGCCTGACCCACCTGAAATTCCGCGCCGCCCAACGCCAGGCCGGCCGGACCTCGCACTTCCCGGCGTTCTGGTCGCCCTTCGCCAACTGGCTGTGCCTGGCCTTCGTCGGCATGATCCTGGTGCTGATGCTGCGCATCCCCGGCATCGCCGTGTCGGTCTATGCCATCCCGGTGTGGCTGGCCTTCCTGTTCCTCTGCTTCAAGCTGCGCCGAGGCTGA